Proteins co-encoded in one Spirosoma endbachense genomic window:
- a CDS encoding ribonucleotide-diphosphate reductase subunit beta, protein MVQNDVIEPILQEDKGRFVLFPIEHWDIWEYYKTHQASFWTAEEIDLGQDMKDWNGLNDGERHFISHVLAFFAASDGIVNENLAVNFLSEVQYAEAKCFYGFQVMMENIHSETYSLLIDTYIKDAAEKDRLLNAMDTIPCVQKKAEWALRWIDNGSFAERLIAFAAVEGIFFSGSFCSIYWLKKRGLMPGLTFSNELISRDEGLHRDFACLLYTDHIQHKLPESQIYDIIRNAVEIEQEFVVDALPVSLIGMNADLMKQYIAFVADHLLVTLGLRKLYDVSNPFDFMDMISLQGKTNFFEKRVGEYQRGEVMAKFKAAKASATQSQDSGNPTPVAVVEEPKGITFDADF, encoded by the coding sequence ATGGTACAAAACGATGTAATCGAACCGATTTTACAGGAAGACAAAGGCCGATTTGTGCTGTTCCCGATTGAACACTGGGACATTTGGGAATACTATAAAACCCACCAGGCATCGTTCTGGACTGCCGAGGAAATTGATCTTGGCCAGGACATGAAAGACTGGAACGGTCTGAACGATGGCGAACGACATTTCATTTCGCACGTTCTGGCGTTTTTTGCTGCTTCCGATGGAATCGTAAACGAAAACCTCGCCGTTAATTTTTTGTCGGAGGTACAATATGCCGAAGCTAAATGTTTTTATGGCTTTCAGGTCATGATGGAGAATATCCACTCCGAAACCTATTCGTTGCTGATTGACACCTACATTAAAGATGCGGCCGAAAAAGACCGGCTGTTGAATGCTATGGACACCATTCCGTGCGTTCAGAAAAAAGCTGAATGGGCGTTGCGATGGATTGATAACGGGAGTTTTGCCGAGCGATTGATTGCTTTCGCAGCTGTTGAAGGTATTTTCTTCTCGGGGTCGTTCTGCTCAATCTACTGGCTCAAAAAGCGCGGCCTGATGCCCGGCCTAACTTTCTCGAACGAGCTAATTTCCCGCGATGAAGGGCTGCACCGCGATTTTGCGTGTTTGCTCTACACCGATCATATCCAGCATAAACTGCCCGAATCGCAGATTTACGACATTATCCGCAATGCCGTTGAAATCGAGCAGGAGTTCGTTGTTGATGCCTTGCCCGTGTCATTGATTGGTATGAATGCCGATCTGATGAAGCAATACATTGCTTTCGTTGCCGATCACCTGCTGGTTACGCTGGGTTTGCGTAAACTCTATGACGTATCGAACCCATTCGATTTCATGGACATGATTTCGTTACAGGGTAAAACGAACTTCTTCGAAAAGCGTGTTGGCGAATACCAACGGGGTGAAGTAATGGCCAAATTTAAAGCCGCCAAAGCCAGCGCTACCCAATCGCAGGATTCCGGAAATCCGACACCAGTGGCCGTTGTCGAAGAACCCAAAGGAATTACATTCGATGCCGATTTTTAG
- a CDS encoding Hsp20/alpha crystallin family protein, with protein MKAIENVFQGTGGQVDLLNTLYGGSSQTTMKVEREDERLIIKLSAPGVSANSFNVLIEGSKLVLYTLLVSTSTRKDEEGNSQRLAVPMFLRVLDIPSFVNADQIEAVHEHGQVMVMLPFKDEEHLHRRIDIKDLF; from the coding sequence ATGAAAGCGATAGAGAATGTATTTCAGGGAACGGGCGGTCAGGTCGATTTGCTCAATACCCTCTACGGTGGTTCGAGCCAAACGACGATGAAAGTTGAGCGTGAGGACGAACGGCTTATTATAAAATTGTCAGCTCCGGGTGTCAGTGCAAATTCGTTTAATGTATTGATCGAAGGAAGTAAACTTGTCTTATATACCCTGTTGGTTAGTACATCGACTCGGAAGGACGAAGAAGGCAACAGCCAGCGACTGGCAGTGCCTATGTTTTTGCGGGTTCTCGACATTCCATCGTTTGTAAATGCCGATCAGATCGAAGCCGTTCACGAACACGGTCAGGTTATGGTGATGTTGCCCTTTAAGGACGAAGAACATCTTCACCGCCGGATCGATATCAAAGACTTATTTTAA